Below is a window of Rhizobium jaguaris DNA.
CCAAGCAATATGGGCTGCGCGACTGGAACACGCTGTCTGCACTTGCGGCAAAACCGAATGCAGCGCCCAGCGCACCGGTTGCCGTGGGAACCGCGGTCCGCGGCCGCTACCTGAACCAGCCCTTCACCGGCAAGGTTCTGGCGCTGTCGGAGCAGTCCGGCGGGCTTTACAGGATCACCATCCATTTCGACGCTCCGGTGGATGTCGTGACCTTCGAGAGCTT
It encodes the following:
- a CDS encoding glyoxalase superfamily protein, producing MTTIYPSIDELKEQAKRLRQAMAARGGDVAHSAALELIAKQYGLRDWNTLSALAAKPNAAPSAPVAVGTAVRGRYLNQPFTGKVLALSEQSGGLYRITIHFDAPVDVVTFESFSAFRQRINAQIDVNGISPRRTSDGVPHLVLDI